One Myotis daubentonii chromosome 3, mMyoDau2.1, whole genome shotgun sequence genomic window carries:
- the LOC132231854 gene encoding protein Daple-like: MGRIPELGSLACTRITDLEENTHALQGTVKMLQEENQQLRKEVEELGTQLTQDKANSQKEELEGEPQSNIANTMRPSRATQEEEPSSLGPQNQQGAAEREPGEQEKQLPEVQESLRQEQEAKALAPPERTTERRGCSRSFKEAGSAPEPWAVWLSARRLTSWTELLQGEQEELRTQTQELQASLEDAQRKMRIWQAAYRDLKAEQRPKEILLTKLSIQCESLTRVKKDWQEEKRHLRREIDTLKELNESLLDACEEHCTENIESRKTMPTGEAEEDRSGDPKEAQCPAPRKKKRWSRARAFLKFFQRQRDGSRGQAKSPADSLPGPLEATPWCSYWEEKGDARSGPPPKGRRGWPGCRRAVKGRISGLPRGQGRTDEMRAGCAHVCLEPEGGSARPVCPLRCVNTQVEHVSPRHCGGSFIQNHLVPSA; the protein is encoded by the exons ATGGGGAGAATTCCCGAGCTGGGCTCTCTAG CCTGCACGCGGATCACCGATTTGGAGGAGAATACCCATGCCCTCCAGGGCACAGTAAAGATGCTGCaggaggagaaccagcagctccgGAAGGAG GTGGAAGAGTTGGGGACCCAACTCACCCAGGACAAGGCCAACAGCcaaaaggaagagctggagggagaaccCCAGTCTAACATCGCAAACACCATGAGGCCCTCCAGGGCCACACAG gaggaggaaCCTTCCAGTCTGGGCCCCCAGAACCAACAGGGGGCCGCGGAGAGGGAGccgggggagcaggagaagcagctgccTGAAGTCCAGGAgtccctgaggcaggagcaggaggccaaggcccttgcGCCGCCGGAGAGAACAACGGAGAGGAGAGGCTGCAGCAGGAGCTTCAAAG aggctgggagtgctcctgagccctgggccgTGTGGCTCTCCGCCCGCAGGCTCACTTCCTGGACTGAGCTGCttcagggggagcaggaggagctacgCACCCagacccaggagctgcaggcctcccTAGAGGACGCGCAGCGGAAGATGCGGATCTGGCAGGCCGCTTACCGTGACCTGAAGGCGGAGCAACGGCCCAAGGAAATTTTGCTTACCAAGCTGAGCATCCAGTGCGAG TCGCTCACCCGTGTGAAGAAGGACTGGCAAGAGGAGAAACGTCACCTGAGGAGGGAGATAGACACCTTGAAAGAGCTGAACGAGAGCCTCCTGGACGCCTGTGAGGAGCACTGCACTGAGAACAT CGAGAGCCGGAAGACTATGCCTACAGGAGAGGCGGAAGAGGACAGAAGTGGGGATCCAAAGGAGGCTCAGTGTCCTGCTCCTAGGAA GAAAAAGCGCTGGAGTCGAGCCAGAGCCTTCCTCAAATTCTTCCAACGCCAGAGAGACGGCTCACGAGGACAAGCCAAGTCACCCGCAGACAGCCTTCCTGGGCCCCTGGAGGCCACCCCATGGTGCTcatactgggaggagaagggagacgcCCGCAGTGGGCCCCCACCAAAAGgtaggaggggctggcctggctgcaggagggcagtgaaggGGAGGATCTCAGGTCTTCCTCGAGGTCAGGGCAGAACCGACGAGATGCGAGCTGGGTGCGCACACGTGTGCTTGGAGCCTGAAGGGGGCTCCGCACGCCCCGTCTGCCCCCTCAGGTGTGTGAACACCCAAGTAGAACATGTAAGCCCACGTCACTGTGGTGGCAGTTTCATCCAGAACCATTTAGTTCCTTCAGCATGA